One Paramisgurnus dabryanus chromosome 9, PD_genome_1.1, whole genome shotgun sequence genomic window, AAAACATTACTGCAAAAAATCTCCCTGACACACTGATTTTCAGACTTGATCCTGGAGAGCTGCAGTATGCCATGACAATGATTTTTGCCATTGAGGAAATAAACAACAGCACACACCTTCTGCCTGGCTTTACACTTGGATACCGCATCTATGGCTCTTGCCCAAGCATCCCTCTCTCTGTTAGAGCATCACTAGCTCTAATGAATGGGCAAACAGAGTCAGAAAAGAGCTGTAAAAGTCCCGCTACTGTACAAGCTGTGATTGGGGATACTACATCCACATCTACTATAGACATTGCAAGGACCATGGGTCCATTTAAAATACCTGTGGTAAGTATACAGTCAAGACTGGGTgtaatatttttacattgaagAGTAAGTAAAAAAGCTAAATCTGAAGCCTTAGATTAAATGGTATAAATGGCTTGTTGTGTTAAGGTTTTGTGGTATTGATGTACAGTAGATGTGCATACAGATACAATTCATTATGGTTTTGTTCATTAAAGTATGCATGTGTTAATTGTACTGTATTATGTCTATACAGTCATCTAGCTGTACATCAATGCACATTTTGTGTCTCTCTTATCTGACACACTCACTTCAACTTTCTCTGCTTATGAGCCGATGTTTTACAAATGTGCAATGAACTTGTATTAGAGGCGTATAACATGTAAAAACTAAATGATTTTGTGTCTTTTGTTTCAGCTAAGCCATTCAGCAACCTGTGCATGTCTCAGTAATAGACAGCAGTATCCCTCCTTCTTCAGGACTATTCCTAGTGATCACTACCAGAGCAGAGCGCTTGCCAAACTAGTCAAGTATTTTGGTTGGACTTGGGTTGGGGCTGTGAGAAGCAGGGGAGACTACGGCAACAACGGTATGGCCACTTTTCTAGAAGCGGCTGAGAACGAGGGCGTATGCGTTGAATACTCAGTGGCTATTTACAGAACTGATCCAAGAGAAAAGTTTTTGGAAGTGGTAGATATAATCAAAAAGTCCACATCTAAAGTCATAGTAGCTTTTGCGGACGGCAACGATCTGGACATTCTGATAAAAGAGCTTTACTACCAAAATGTAACTGGCTTTCAGTGGGTTGGAAGTGAGGGCTGGATCACATATAGATATGTAGCAACCCAAATAAACTATGCTGTGCTCGAAGGGGCAGTTGGCTTTGCTGTGCCCAATGCACATATACCCGGATTGAGGGAGTTTATTGAAAGTAGCCGTCCCTCTTTGAGACCGGGTAATACAGGACTGGTTGAGCTATGGGAAAATGTGTTTCAGTGCACTTTAAACTCAACTGCACAAAATGTCTCCAAAATGTGCAATGAAGAGGAGTCCCTAGCGAATACATACACACGTTTTACAGATGTGTCAGATTCCAGCCTTCTCAACAACGTCTACAAAGCAGTATATGCAGTCGCTCATGCTATGAAAGAACTACTTGCGTGTAAGAAAGGAATGGGGCCATTTCCCAACAAAACATGTGCAGAGAAAGGAAAAATACAGCCTTGGCAGGTGTGAATGAACTTAGATCTGTAATCATCTGTAATTCTAAACTGCTGTGATGTGTGTGTATAACAAACACCACTGTTTATCCAGGTGCTGCATTACCTGACCCAGGTGAACTTTACAAGCAGAAATGGGGAAAATGTTAACTTTGATGCGAGTGGTGATCCAGCTGCACGTTATGCCCTGGTTAATTGGCAAATGAATGATGAGggaatattaacatttaaagcCATTGGACTATATGATGCATCTTGGCCCGATGGACAACAGATTAGAATGAAAGATGAGATCAGTGCAGTATGGTCAGGAAATCAGAAAAATGTAAGCtaattcgaaaataatgcatgaTAAGCTACTGTAAACATACAATGCTTTCCTAACAGTGCTTGTGTATGTTTTACGTTTATATGTTTTAGGTCCCCCAGTCTGTGTGTAGTGAATCTTGCCCTCCAGGCACCAGCAGGGCTtttgttaaaggaaaacccaTTTGCTGCTTTGACTGCATACCGTGTGCAGATGGAGAATTTAGCAACAACACAAGTGAGATGACAAGGCCTCTAATATTAACAGTGATACTCCTCATGTTTCTCTGTGGTCAGCTGAAAGTCTGCATGatgttacattgttttaaaatgaTGCTATTCTCCCTTTGTAATTTGTTTATGCTTTCAGATGCAGTAACATGTCTCCCTTGCCCTCTTGAGTACAAATCAAATGGAAACAGAACTCGATGTGAACTTAAAAACATAGAATTCTTGTCTTTTAATGAAGTAATGGGTAATATACTAGTGACATTTTCTTTGTGTGGAGGATGTCTCACAATCACAACAGGGCTGATTTTCTTCTGCCACAGACATACTCCTATAGTAAAAGCCAATAACTCTGAGCTGAGCTtcctgttgctcttctcattgACTTTGTGTTTTCTCTGTTCACTTACTTTCATTGGTCGCCCCACTGAGTGGTCCTGTATGTTGCGTCACACAGCGTTTGGGATCACTTTTGTCCTCTGTATCTCCTGTGTTCTGGGGAAAACAATAGTGGTGTTAATGGCATTCAAGGCCACACTTCCAGGAAGTAATGTCATGAAATGGTTTGGGCCTCCTCAGCAAAGACTCAGTGTTCTTGCTTTTACTCTCATACAAGTGCTTATTTGTGTGCTTTGGTTAACAACATCACCCCCATTTCCCTACAAAAACATGAATCAttacaatgataaaataattcTTGAGTGTAATTCAGGCTCATCCATAGGTTTCTGGGCTGTGCTGGGTTATATTGGCCTATTAGCCATATTGTGCTTCATTTTGGCTTTTTTGGCTCGGACGCTGCCTGATAACTTCAACGAAGCTAAATTCATCACATTCAGTATGCTCATATTCTGTGCTGTATGGATCACATTTATCCCAGCTTATGTCAGCTCACCTGGAAAATTTACTGTAGCTGTGGAGATTTTTGCTATTTTGGCCTCCAGTTATGGGatgttattttgtatatttattcCCAAATGCTACATAATCTTATTCAAACCAGACATGAACTCTAAAAAACTTTTGATGGGTAAAGCGACTTCAAAAGTTCACTGAATAACATGTTGTGGTCTATGACACTACTGCTATtaacagcctgatctcacaaaatacgtgaaatagtcacgcattattttgctcagttttgcgtgacattgtcacgtatttccaccatattacgtgcccctgaatttcttttccgtgacagtttcacgtattggttactcaactgtttttcctattttcttacaattgtcgcttcggtttggggttagaacaactttctgttacataaaatgacatccttacccaaacccaactctaaccctaacgacGATCAGGCGAcgatggtttaaaaagcatacgaaaaaattgtataaaccaataatttaagtgacatcctaacgcaaacagaaaatctaaccccaaaccgaagcgacaattgtttaaaaataggaaaaacagttgagttaccaatacgtgaaactttcacggaaaagaaagtcgtggcaggggcacgtaatatggtggaaatacgagacgatgtcacgcaaaactgagcaaaataatgcgtgactacttcatggaaatttgtgagatcaggttggctATTAAATCTcaacaataaacattttaatttgtggGGGGGGGGTATTCATTTGGGCATTAGTTTTAAAGGCTGACATGTAACATTGCTTTGCtaataatttgtgcataaataatttctttaaaaatggacatactgtatatttggATGTACAATGAATTCTGACCATACTCTCTTATTATCttcatataatttatatatagaGAGAAGTGCATTATTTGATGTGCTTTTAACACACCAAATAATAGTTGTTTTATTTACCCATGCCACTGACCACTCCTGAAGTTGAGATCACATGAACATGCAAACTTTTATTCGAGCTATAGGCACCAAATGTGTGTAAGCACTTATCTGCTTGCTTTCATTTCATGATTCCTTGTTTagttttcacattttatttGCTAAAGTTGTTTAGAAATAAGATGTTATATTCAATTAACTGATTACCTTTCTCATTGACTAGATTCATCATCATTGtcagttttgtctaaaaatatacttttttaaaCTCATTCTTATTTTGGATCACCCCCTAATGTTTgtcaaaaatattaataaatgatattaaatGGTTCactaaactgttttattaacaaatatgaTGCTAAAGATGCAAATAAGAAGTGAGGCTGTAAATGTAAGGGAAagattaaacataaaatatatcttTGCCAGAATGATCTACAGGAACGGTTTGGTGACCGTTCACCATACTGgtgaaaaatatacaaataaaaaaaatcgaaAAAATACTAAggtgtttaaagggacacagctttgtatagttagaaccccaaacatgtttttgaatggtcatgcatcatttcctcagttgccgctgagacaggagaaatacagatttcagtgttgcacttccttctttcaatgatgtaaaaatcatcattttgcatcattgaaagaaggaagtccaatatctttgttgagggagtgagactacaaacaccccttttctcggtcaaataggcaccaaattctaaatgtatgttaaatttcacctacaaatataacacactttcgataaagattaatgtttctatgagtgaaatgctcctttaaatcAATGGTTAggtaaacaacaaaaaacaaatctgaGTTGAAACAAACCAGCATAAGGTATTTTAAACCCAGGGGTTAAGTATGtccatttattaaaatatataaaatatataaacaaaaataatttttgccatgaaacagaagtagcgattgccttatatTCCACGAGGTGACATATATCCGGGTGTAACTggctgtcaggactctgccttgaagtcttgttatatttgtattttgtcatggtggcagagttctggcagtccctggccttgtgtggaggttcatgccttgttttgTGTTTGGCATGTTTCTCTTATATAATGTTCTTCTGTCCTTGTTTCTGTGCAGgtaatttcgttatatagtcacgtatttttttgattcttttttcgtgctattatcacgaaatttcgtgttttttcgtgatcgtataacgaattcctgttttcgtgtgattagtgtatcacgtattggttactcaactgttttgtcctattttcttaccattgtcgcttcggtttagggttagatttacataaaatgacatccctaaccaaacccaactctaaccctaacgccaggcgacatataaaaaaataaatcagaaaaaatagtataaaccaatatataaagtgacattctaatgcaagcaccaaatctaaccctaaaccgaagcgacaatggtttaaaaataggaaaaagcagttgagtaaccaatacgtgataatcacacgaaaacaggaattcgttatacgatcacgaaaaaacacgaaatttcgtgataatagcacgaaaaaagaatcaaaaaaatacgtgactatatcacgaaactttgtgagactgggttaGTCTGTGTCATCCAGTATTGTGTATTCCAGTCAAGAAGTCTAGTCTAGTTAATCTGTCAAGTTGTGAGTCTAGTTTAGTGTTTAGTCGTGTCAATTTCATGTTTAATGTGttaccccctcgtgggcttttgttttgtcttgtttattattaaaatcCTTTGTTAACCCCTTCATCGTTCGCTATTGGGTTCATCTGTCCTGCTAATCCTAACACTGGCTTctaaaatgaaataaggcagggctggatttcaATTTGTCCATCAAGATCTGAatggatcatttgaagttgggtcatgctgctaattgctaatcgcagtGATTCTCTCACAGACCCCgtccacctgccataccatatgaacAGAAGTAAAGACAGATCATTTTGAGGAGGGGagcacatttgcatttttgattaaagatgatgagggcacatgaatttaaaaaattatattgaaGCTCACAAacaagtcatttgtaaaaaaaaattttcattttattttcatggcgactttaaaaatgtaaagaagaCTATATCCActattttcagtttttgaagGTTCTGTTTATGACTGTTGGACCATTAAAGGTGCAAAGTGTAAATTGGAGGAGAACCATTATGTTATGGGGTGTGAGCAGTGTATTGAGCTGTTGGtagcaattcgcaacctcaccactatgccactaaaatgtacaaattTCACCTTTATTTCACGCAAAAAATGATCAAATCTTTCTCATATTTGACTTGGATCATTATCAAACAAAACCTAACCAATCATATTACCAAATTACATAATTGACACTCAAATTGTAGGTGCCAAACATTGTAATTATTTGTCTACATGCATAAAGATAGACATTTTGGCCTGTTGCTTCATGCTGTTTCTTTACAGTCTCGCTCAATCAACTCCTAGTTGTCAAGTCCCCATACtgtattaatttaaaaacaatgcaACTAAACTATTGTAAAACATGACTTCTGCATTCCGTTTATCTGACCTTTGTCTAGCAatttataaaagaaatacatgtaaaaataatactataaCTCGTATCCAAATGTTGCACCTCCTTCAAACAAGGTCCACCTGTGTCGTTTCCCAAAAGATTATGGCCACTGTCACCTCTATAAATACAGCAACATTTTACTATTAAATGACACATCTCTTACATTGACAGTATATATGTTGAATGGGTAAATGGAGCCACTAGTTGCACTCCTGCATATGGTAATGGCCATCATGACTTTCTCTAAAGCCAATGAGACTGTATGTCATCTGCGTGGAGAGCCTACATACCCTAAGTTAGGGAAAGATGGGGACATCATAATTGGAGGGGTATTTTCCTTCCATAGCAGCTGGGAGGTCAGACAGCTGGCGTATACAGTTTCTCCACCTCCACTGAAGTGCATCAAGTGAGTAAAACTTAGTTTTAAGACTATACTCAAGTACTATAATGgacttttttatattatttttaagtttCATCTGATTATTGCTTAGGATTTTGTTaatgttttctgtttgtttaaccAGTCTTAATTTCAGGGACTTCCAGTATGCACAGTCAATGCTCTTCGCAATAGAGGAGATTAACAACAGCACCACTTTGCTTCCGGGGGTCTCGTTGGGCTACAAGATCTACGACACATGCGGCTCTTTGGCTGTGGGTGTTCAAGCAGCTATGGCGCTTGCAAATGGGTTTGAGAAAACATCAGTTGAAGGACCCTGCACAAAGCAATCTGAGGTGCAAGCCATCATAGGAGACACAAGCTCGTCAGCTTGCATAGTAATAACAAAGAGTATTGGACCACTTAAGATTCCCTTGGTATGTTTAATATGCCAAATTTTAACAGTCTGTCATAACATATGCATGGCATTATATGCGTGTTCTTAAATACAATACAGTTACctataataaatgtattaagACCAAATGCATCCTAATATTAATTACAAATAACATCTATATTTTCTTCTAGATCAGTCATTATGCCACTTGTGAGTGTCTAAGTGACAAAATTAAATATCCTTCATTTTTTCGAACTATTGCAAGTGATTATTATCAAAGCAGAGCACTGGCAGAGCTTGTAAGACACTTTGGTTGGACTTGGGTGGGAGCCATCAGATCAGACGATGATTATGGTAACAGTGGAATGGCCACTTTCACTAAAGTCGCTGAGCAGATGGGCATCTGTCTGGAATATTCTCTCCCGTTTTTCAGAACGTATCCAGAAGACAAAATAATGCGAATAATTGAGCAGATTAAAAGCTCTACTTCTCGAGTAATTGTGGGATTTCTTGCTCACTGGGATTTGGAATTTCTGCTGCATAAATTTCTTGAACACAACATCACAGGATTTCAGTGGGTGGGCACAGAAAGCTGGATCTCAGATTCAGTCATTGCCAGTATGGATAAGCACCATATTCTACAAGGGGCCATTGGATTGGCTATTCCCAAAAATCAAGTAACAGGTCTAAAGGAATTTATTCTAGATATAAAGCCATTGAAATCATCAGGTAGTGCCATTTTCAGTGAGCTTTGGGAATCTTTGTTTGAGTGTAAATACTCCACTAAAAATGATTCAACATTCACAACTGAATGTACAGGAAATGAATCACTGTCAGACATGCAAAATACATTCACAGACATGTCACTCATGCCCATCTTCAGTAATGTCTATAAAGGAGTCTATGCTGCTGCTCATACACTTCATGACCTTCTGGGCTGCAAGGACAAATGTGCCACAAAGAAACAGCCTGACCCCTCAACAGTGTGTTAACACTACATTCATATTCTGACTTAAttttgctaaatatattttctttaaagcttTTGTagaatatgatttttttttaatataaaatagtaTCTGACACAATTAGTGGTGTTTATTGATGTATAGACTAAGAGTGAGTATGATTTGTTTATTCATCATTAGATATTAgaataaaatgttattaactctttcagtTTTTAAGGTACCTGAAGAAAGTACGATTTAAGACCAAAGATGGTGAGGAGGTTTACTTTGATGAAAATGGAGATCCAATTGCAAAATATGAGATAATAAATTGGCAaccaagtaaaataaaacatgatGAATTTGTCCCTGTTGGACTTTATGATTCATCTTTTCCTGTGAAAGATCGTTTGATAGTGAATATGCCTGCAATTGTATGggcaaataataaaacaaaggtGAGATTATGATgcattttatttactgttagtgtattgtgtgcgtgcatgcaaGCGTGTGAACAGTGTATCTGAATAAAACAATGCAATAATACATGTAACcggttttttatatatatatttaaatctgTGGGTTGCAGGTGCCTGTGTCTGTGTGCAGTGAGAGTTGTCCTCCTGGCACTAGAAAGGCTGTGCAAAAAGGAAAACCTATATGTTGTTATGACTGCATACCATGCACAGAAGGTGAAATCAGCAATACTACAGGTAAAATACATGAATTTATACCAGGGGGCTGTTATTCTGCTTGGTTGCAAAATGTTCCACgagtatgcattattttttcgATAAATTCACACCTTACTTTTCAAATTTCGTACAATAATCACCAGAGCACTGTCtatggtaactgtggtataagtgaaataattgactccggtccttcgTGTAGTGCCGCATAAACACATaggatgtgcattattttctaataattcaacggccagttgttaattaatatttacttaaaacagCTTGCGATTAATATAGCTATATCTACAGTATGTATAGTTACATATAAGTGTAATGTGAAGCAATCATAAACATATTAattctttttcatatttaatagttgttacaattttttaatttgttattaTACTTTATAACAGATTCTATCACATGTCTGCGGTGCAATGAAGACTTCTGGTCAAATCTACAAAAGGATGGATGTGTTGAGAAGGAGACTGAATATTTGTCTTATGAGGAGATCATGGGAATTTTGCTCACAACTATTTCAGTTATTGGTGCATTTACAACATTGATAATCGCAGTCATATttttcagatataaaaacactCCTATCGTAAAAGCCAACAACTCAGAGCTGAGCTTCTTGCTTCTGTTCTCATTGACTTTGTGTTTTCTCTGTTCACTTACTTTCATTGGTCGCCCCAGTGAGTGGTCCTGTATGTTGCGCCACACAGCGTTTGGGATCACTTTTGTCCTCTGTATCTCCTGTGTTCTGGGGAAAACAATAGTGGTGTTAATGGCATTCAGGGCCACACTTCCAGGAAGTAATGTCATGAAATGGTTTGGGCCTGCACAACAGAGACTCAGTGTTTTTGCCTTTACACTCATACAAGTTCTTATCTCTGTTCTTTGGCTAACAATATCTCCACCTTTTCCCTTTAAAAATGTAGATTACTTCAAAGAAAAGATCATATTAGAGTGTAATGTGGGCTCAGCTGTAGGTTTCTGGGCTGTGTTGGGTTATATAGGATTTCTTGCCCTGTTGTGCTTTATTTTGGCTTTCCTGGCTCGGAAACTACCTGATAACTTCAATGAAGCTAAATTCATCACATTCAGTATGCTCATTTTCTGTGCTGTATGGATCACATTTATTCCAGCTTATGTCAGTTCACCTGGAAAATTTACTGTAGCCGTTGAGATATTTGCTATTTTAGCATCTAGTTTTGGTTTGCTGTTCTGCATCTTTCTCCCAAAATGCTATGTGATTTTACTCAAACCAGAGAAGAATTCTAGGAAGCACATGATGGGAAAGTAAAAATCtgtaaatttcttaaaaatagtactatttataaaaattgtGTAAATATGGTAAGATACtgtatgaataaaataaaaaataaactcaaATGTCAAATAAACTGGCAATTGCAAATGTGTTGAAAAAATAcacctttaaataaaagagATAATATTGACAAATGTTCTAGGCTTAAGTAGATGCCCACTCATTGCCAGATGCAGTGgcagccagtgacttctttttttgagggcgcaagatgtgaagttcgtcatctgtgtggttcgtaatttgtTCGCaatttgaatttgcacccctcggaagagcagtcacaagccgccacCGGCCAGATGCTAGAAGACAGCTGACTTGTAGTAACTGCAGTTGTAGCGAGTAACCTTTTggtaacattttataaaaaactaatcAGTTAGGGCGGGGTGTTgacatatttaaagggatagttcacccaaaaatgaaaaatctgtaaTCATtgtctcactctcatgttgctacaaacctgtataaatgtaggAACAAGGAACACACgtattgataaaatgtatagcttgaatgcaccgcaagttgctttggatgtGTGTCTTAGAGATTTTTAATCAGCGTGGGGAATATCTTTTGTTTTAATTATCTTGCAAACTTagttaaaatattgtttatcCATCAAACATAAAATACTTTGATCATGTTAGAGGGCGGCACCTCCTTCAGGTAAGGTCCACCTGTGTCATTTCCCAATAGATCACTCACACTTTCATACCCATAAATATCTTAAACTCTTACTATTATCTATAATTTTGCAGCAGAGACACCTCTAATATATGATAGTATCAATTCAATGGGTGAATGGAGCCACTTGTTGCACTCCTGCATATGGTAATGGCCATCATGACTTTCTCTAAAGCCAATGAGACTGTATGTCATCTGAGTGGAGAGCCTGCATATCCTCAGCTGTGGAAAGATGGAGACATTGTACTTGGAGGGGTTTTTTCCTTCCATAGCAGCTGGGAGGTCAGACAGCTGGCGTATACAGTTACTCCACCTCCACTGGAGTGCATCAAGTGAGTAAAAcctgaaaaatatataatactgaaaaatgtaaagcttttttatttaagtcCTTTTCAAATGATTTCTTCTGGTTCTTTTAACCAGTCTTAATTTCAGGGACTTCCAGTATGCCCAGTCAATGCTCTTCGCAATAGAGGAGATTAACAACAGCACCACTTTGCTGCCAGGGGTCTCATTGGGCTACAAGATCTACGACACATGCGGCTCTGTGGCTGTGGGGGTTAAGGCAGCTATGGCCCTTGCTAATGGGTTTGAGAAAACATCAGTTGAAGGACCCTGCACAAAGCAATCTGAGGTGCAAGCCATCATAGGAGACACAACCTCATCAGCTTGCATAGTAATAACAAAGAGTATTGGACCACTTAAGATTCCAATGGTTTGTTTAATATGCCAAATTTTAATAGTCTGTCATAACATATGCATGTCATTATATGTGTGTTCTTGAATCCAATACAGGTAACTATAATAAATGCATTAGGACTAAATGCAACCTAATCTTTATCACAAATAATCTTTAAATTGTCTCCTAGATCAGTCATTATGCCACTTGTGAGTGTCTCAGTGACAAAATTAAATATCCTTCATTTCTTCGAACTATTGCAAGTGATTATTATCAAAGCAGAGCACTAGCAGAGCTTGTAAGACACTTTGGTTGGACTTGGGTGGGAGCCATCAGGTCAGACGATGATTATGGTAACAGTGGAATGGCCACTTTCACTAAAGTCGCTGAGCAGATGGGCATCTGTCTGGAATATTCCCTCCCAATTTACAGAACCTACGCTGAAGATAAAGTACTGAGAATTATTGACAAAATTAAAAGCTCTACTTCTCGAATAATTGTGGGATTTATGGTGCACTGGGAGATGGAGTTTCTGTTGCATAAACTTATTGAACACAACATCACAGGATTTCAGTGGGTGGGCACAGAAAGCTGGATCTCAGATTCAGTCATTGCCAGTATGGATAAGCACCATATTCTACAAGGGGCCATTGGATTGGCTATTCCCAAAAATCAAGTAACAGGTCTAAAGGAATTTATTCTAGATATAAAGCCATTGAAATCATCAGGTAGTGCCATTTTCAGTGAGCTTTGGGAAGCTTTGTTTGAGTGTAAATACTCCACTAAAAATGATTCAACATTCACAACTGAATGTACAGGAAATGAATCACTGTCAGACATGCAAAATACATTCACAGACATGTCACTCATGCCCATCTTCAGTAATGTGTATAAAGGAGTCTATGCTGTTGCTCATACACTTCATGATCTTCTGGGCTGCAAGGACAAATGTGCCACAAAGAAACAGCCTGACCCCTCAACAGTGTGTTAACACTACATTCATATTCTGACTTAatttgctaaatatattttctttaaagtttttgtagaatataattttttttatataaaatagtaTGTGACACAATTAGTGGTGTTTATTGATGTATAGAGTAAGAGTGAGTATGATTTGTTTATTCATCATTAGATATTATAAAACaattttattaactctttcagtTTTTAAAGTACCTGAAGAAAGTACAATTTAAGACCAAAGATGGTGAGGAGGTTTACTTTGATGAAAATGGAGATCCAATTGCAAAATATGAGATAATAAATTGGCAaccaagtaaaataaaacatgatGAATTTGTCCCTGTTGGACTTTATGATTCATCTTTTCCTGTGAAAGATCGTTTGATAGTGAATATGCCTGCAATTGTATGggcaaataataaaacaaaggtGAGATTATGATGCATGTTATTTACTGTTAGTGTattgtgtgcgtgcatgcaaGCGTGTGAACAGTGTATCTGAATAA contains:
- the olfcj1 gene encoding olfactory receptor CJ1; amino-acid sequence: MPILETILMIIPFTVTAAQPKCTAYGTDELLHFSKEGDAFIGGIFSFHQNPADVNPTLLSNPGNSRCYGLDPGELQYAMTMIFAIEEINNSTHLLPGFTLGYRIYGSCPSIPLSVRASLALMNGQTESEKSCKSPATVQAVIGDTTSTSTIDIARTMGPFKIPVLSHSATCACLSNRQQYPSFFRTIPSDHYQSRALAKLVKYFGWTWVGAVRSRGDYGNNGMATFLEAAENEGVCVEYSVAIYRTDPREKFLEVVDIIKKSTSKVIVAFADGNDLDILIKELYYQNVTGFQWVGSEGWITYRYVATQINYAVLEGAVGFAVPNAHIPGLREFIESSRPSLRPGNTGLVELWENVFQCTLNSTAQNVSKMCNEEESLANTYTRFTDVSDSSLLNNVYKAVYAVAHAMKELLACKKGMGPFPNKTCAEKGKIQPWQVLHYLTQVNFTSRNGENVNFDASGDPAARYALVNWQMNDEGILTFKAIGLYDASWPDGQQIRMKDEISAVWSGNQKNVPQSVCSESCPPGTSRAFVKGKPICCFDCIPCADGEFSNNTNAVTCLPCPLEYKSNGNRTRCELKNIEFLSFNEVMGNILVTFSLCGGCLTITTGLIFFCHRHTPIVKANNSELSFLLLFSLTLCFLCSLTFIGRPTEWSCMLRHTAFGITFVLCISCVLGKTIVVLMAFKATLPGSNVMKWFGPPQQRLSVLAFTLIQVLICVLWLTTSPPFPYKNMNHYNDKIILECNSGSSIGFWAVLGYIGLLAILCFILAFLARTLPDNFNEAKFITFSMLIFCAVWITFIPAYVSSPGKFTVAVEIFAILASSYGMLFCIFIPKCYIILFKPDMNSKKLLMGKATSKVH
- the LOC135769342 gene encoding extracellular calcium-sensing receptor-like; the protein is MEPLVALLHMVMAIMTFSKANETVCHLRGEPTYPKLGKDGDIIIGGVFSFHSSWEVRQLAYTVSPPPLKCINLNFRDFQYAQSMLFAIEEINNSTTLLPGVSLGYKIYDTCGSLAVGVQAAMALANGFEKTSVEGPCTKQSEVQAIIGDTSSSACIVITKSIGPLKIPLISHYATCECLSDKIKYPSFFRTIASDYYQSRALAELVRHFGWTWVGAIRSDDDYGNSGMATFTKVAEQMGICLEYSLPFFRTYPEDKIMRIIEQIKSSTSRVIVGFLAHWDLEFLLHKFLEHNITGFQWVGTESWISDSVIASMDKHHILQGAIGLAIPKNQVTGLKEFILDIKPLKSSGSAIFSELWESLFECKYSTKNDSTFTTECTGNESLSDMQNTFTDMSLMPIFSNVYKGVYAAAHTLHDLLGCKDKCATKKQPDPSTFLRYLKKVRFKTKDGEEVYFDENGDPIAKYEIINWQPSKIKHDEFVPVGLYDSSFPVKDRLIVNMPAIVWANNKTKVPVSVCSESCPPGTRKAVQKGKPICCYDCIPCTEGEISNTTDSITCLRCNEDFWSNLQKDGCVEKETEYLSYEEIMGILLTTISVIGAFTTLIIAVIFFRYKNTPIVKANNSELSFLLLFSLTLCFLCSLTFIGRPSEWSCMLRHTAFGITFVLCISCVLGKTIVVLMAFRATLPGSNVMKWFGPAQQRLSVFAFTLIQVLISVLWLTISPPFPFKNVDYFKEKIILECNVGSAVGFWAVLGYIGFLALLCFILAFLARKLPDNFNEAKFITFSMLIFCAVWITFIPAYVSSPGKFTVAVEIFAILASSFGLLFCIFLPKCYVILLKPEKNSRKHMMGK
- the LOC135769338 gene encoding extracellular calcium-sensing receptor-like; the protein is MEPLVALLHMVMAIMTFSKANETVCHLSGEPAYPQLWKDGDIVLGGVFSFHSSWEVRQLAYTVTPPPLECINLNFRDFQYAQSMLFAIEEINNSTTLLPGVSLGYKIYDTCGSVAVGVKAAMALANGFEKTSVEGPCTKQSEVQAIIGDTTSSACIVITKSIGPLKIPMISHYATCECLSDKIKYPSFLRTIASDYYQSRALAELVRHFGWTWVGAIRSDDDYGNSGMATFTKVAEQMGICLEYSLPIYRTYAEDKVLRIIDKIKSSTSRIIVGFMVHWEMEFLLHKLIEHNITGFQWVGTESWISDSVIASMDKHHILQGAIGLAIPKNQVTGLKEFILDIKPLKSSGSAIFSELWEALFECKYSTKNDSTFTTECTGNESLSDMQNTFTDMSLMPIFSNVYKGVYAVAHTLHDLLGCKDKCATKKQPDPSTFLKYLKKVQFKTKDGEEVYFDENGDPIAKYEIINWQPSKIKHDEFVPVGLYDSSFPVKDRLIVNMPAIVWANNKTKMPVSVCSESCPPGTRKAVQKGKPICCFDCIPCTEGEISNTTDSIKCLRCNEDFWSNLQKDGCVEKETEYLSHEEIMGILLTTISVIGAFTTLIIAVIFFRYKNTPIVKANNSELSFLLLFSLTLCFLCSLTFIGRPSEWSCMLRHTAFGITFVLCISCVLGKTIVVLMAFRATLPGSNVMKWFGPAQQRLSVFAFTLIQVLICVLWLIISPPFPFKNVDYFKEKIILECNVGSAVGFWAVLGYIGFLALLCFILAFLARKLPDNFNEAKFITFSMLIFCAVWITFIPAYVSSPGKFTVAVEIFAILASSFGLLFCIFLPKCYVILLKPEKNSRKHMMGK